One Sphaerisporangium krabiense DNA segment encodes these proteins:
- a CDS encoding phosphatidylglycerol lysyltransferase domain-containing protein, translated as MAVTEQGRDGVAVGAEAGGRFRVRVPRVLSVCMAVAAVYSAAIAVAGPLRSTLGPVTGLIETAVFPVEPNLGYAVFLAILAGALARRKRAAYGVVTAIFALLVLGNLAVVLSSSLMPDLVEEFSLTGQVVAADVNLVVSAVVLGVLAATRDEFFAPTRRASFRKALLTLGSLLGVSFAVGYALVTLFPGTLKPGDHLAWTLERTLGGVVTLDFYRAGRPPSWVNLVIGLLSAVAVLVAFAVLFRSQRARAELPAESEERVRALLRSYGSRDSLGYFATRRDRAVIFSPSGKAAVSYRVVAGVCLAGGDPIGDVEAWGHAIRAWLEEARRYGWAAAAIGPGEAGAHAYARAGLRVLELGDEAVIEAAAFGLEGREMRGVRQAVNRVRRAGFTLRIRRHADLTPEETRHVIERAAAWRGTRAERGFSMALGRLGDPADGACVLVEARDAAGRLAAILSFAPWGEDGLSLDLMRRDRGGDNGLMEFMVAGLIAEADRLGVKRISLNFAMFRSVFEGGARLGAGPVLRLWRGTLLFLSRWWQLESLYRANAKYHPVWVPRFIAFEDTRDLPKVGLASVIAEGFLTPPRVLPRRRGGDGAARA; from the coding sequence GTGGCAGTGACCGAGCAGGGCCGCGACGGCGTGGCCGTAGGGGCCGAGGCGGGAGGGCGTTTCCGGGTCAGGGTGCCGCGCGTGCTGTCGGTGTGCATGGCGGTGGCCGCCGTGTACTCGGCGGCCATCGCGGTCGCGGGCCCGCTGCGCAGCACGCTCGGCCCCGTCACCGGCCTCATCGAGACGGCCGTCTTCCCCGTCGAGCCGAACCTCGGGTACGCGGTGTTCCTGGCGATCCTTGCCGGGGCCCTGGCCCGCCGCAAGAGGGCGGCCTACGGCGTCGTCACGGCCATCTTCGCGCTGCTCGTGCTCGGCAACCTCGCGGTCGTGCTCTCCTCGTCCCTGATGCCCGACCTGGTGGAGGAGTTCTCGCTCACGGGGCAGGTCGTCGCGGCCGACGTCAACCTCGTGGTGTCGGCGGTGGTCCTCGGCGTGCTGGCGGCCACCCGCGACGAGTTCTTCGCCCCGACCCGCCGCGCGTCCTTCAGGAAGGCCCTGCTCACGCTCGGCTCGCTGCTGGGGGTCTCCTTCGCCGTCGGCTACGCGCTCGTCACGCTCTTCCCCGGCACGCTCAAGCCCGGCGACCACCTCGCCTGGACGCTGGAGCGCACCCTGGGCGGGGTCGTCACCCTGGACTTCTACCGGGCGGGGCGTCCCCCGTCGTGGGTGAACCTGGTCATCGGCCTGCTGAGCGCCGTCGCGGTGCTGGTGGCCTTCGCCGTGCTGTTCCGCTCCCAGCGGGCCAGAGCCGAACTGCCCGCCGAGAGCGAGGAGCGCGTCAGGGCGCTGCTGCGCTCCTACGGCTCGCGCGACTCGCTCGGCTACTTCGCCACCCGCCGCGACCGCGCCGTCATCTTCTCGCCGAGCGGCAAGGCCGCCGTCTCCTACCGGGTCGTCGCCGGGGTCTGCCTGGCCGGGGGAGACCCGATCGGCGACGTCGAGGCGTGGGGGCACGCCATCCGCGCCTGGCTGGAGGAGGCCCGCCGCTACGGCTGGGCCGCGGCCGCGATCGGCCCCGGCGAGGCCGGCGCGCACGCCTACGCCCGCGCCGGGCTGCGGGTGCTGGAGCTCGGCGACGAGGCCGTCATCGAGGCCGCGGCCTTCGGCCTGGAGGGACGGGAGATGCGCGGGGTGCGCCAGGCCGTCAACCGGGTGCGCCGCGCCGGGTTCACGCTGCGCATCCGGCGGCACGCCGACCTGACGCCCGAGGAGACGCGTCACGTCATCGAACGCGCCGCGGCGTGGCGCGGCACGCGGGCCGAGCGCGGCTTCTCCATGGCGCTCGGCCGCCTGGGCGACCCGGCGGACGGCGCGTGCGTCCTGGTCGAGGCCAGGGACGCCGCCGGCAGGCTCGCGGCGATCCTGTCGTTCGCGCCCTGGGGCGAGGACGGCCTGTCGCTGGACCTCATGCGGCGCGACAGGGGCGGCGACAACGGGCTCATGGAGTTCATGGTCGCCGGGCTGATCGCCGAGGCGGACCGGCTCGGCGTCAAGCGGATCTCGCTCAACTTCGCCATGTTCCGGTCGGTGTTCGAGGGCGGCGCGCGCCTCGGCGCCGGGCCCGTGCTCCGGCTGTGGCGCGGCACGCTGCTGTTCCTGTCGCGCTGGTGGCAGCTCGAATCCCTGTACCGGGCCAACGCCAAATACCACCCGGTGTGGGTCCCGCGCTTCATCGCCTTCGAGGACACCCGCGACCTGCCCAAGGTGGGCCTGGCCTCGGTGATCGCCGAGGGGTTCCTGACGCCGCCCCGCGTCCTGCCGCGGCGGCGCGGCGGGGACGGCGCGGCGCGGGCGTGA
- a CDS encoding SIMPL domain-containing protein, with protein sequence MTVLVTKVGAVLVAAGIVFAGAGPALAAPRPPGGEAPAAGEAAEVGVAGRGSVRAVPDVMRLGVGVEVRRDKAGEAFAAARAAAARLTDALLAAGVAKEDLRTNDLSLGAEYEKYPRVVGYRATQGVEALVRDLSRADAAVDAVAAAGEEARLTGVTFEISRSQALLRSAREAAYRNALAKARQYAALTGRRVGRVLKLEEEGDGAPPRFAMVAEKGALSPGQGTVTIVVRALYELV encoded by the coding sequence ATGACCGTACTCGTGACCAAGGTGGGTGCCGTGCTCGTGGCGGCGGGGATCGTCTTCGCCGGAGCGGGGCCCGCCCTCGCGGCCCCGCGGCCTCCCGGTGGCGAGGCGCCCGCCGCTGGGGAGGCGGCCGAGGTCGGCGTCGCCGGGCGGGGGAGCGTCCGCGCCGTGCCGGACGTGATGCGCCTCGGCGTGGGCGTGGAGGTGCGCAGGGACAAGGCGGGGGAGGCGTTCGCGGCCGCCAGGGCGGCCGCCGCGCGGCTGACCGACGCCCTGCTCGCCGCCGGGGTGGCGAAGGAGGACCTGCGCACCAACGACCTGTCTCTGGGCGCCGAGTACGAGAAGTACCCGAGGGTCGTCGGCTACCGCGCCACCCAGGGCGTCGAGGCGCTGGTCCGCGACCTGTCCCGGGCGGACGCCGCCGTGGACGCCGTCGCCGCCGCGGGCGAGGAGGCACGGCTGACCGGCGTGACCTTCGAGATCTCCCGCTCCCAGGCCCTGCTGCGGTCGGCCCGCGAGGCCGCCTACCGCAACGCCCTGGCCAAGGCCCGGCAGTACGCCGCGCTCACCGGCCGCCGCGTCGGGCGGGTGCTGAAGCTGGAGGAGGAGGGCGACGGCGCGCCCCCGCGCTTCGCCATGGTGGCGGAGAAGGGGGCGCTCAGCCCGGGGCAGGGCACCGTCACGATCGTCGTCCGCGCGCTGTACGAGCTGGTCTAG
- the nadA gene encoding quinolinate synthase NadA, giving the protein MTTTDTGLPLFVLGRGTDPHSERGVDCPGDLPPASDPELVARAERAKAALGDRLFVLGHHYQRDEVIRFADVTGDSFKLAREAAARPGAEYIVFCGVHFMAESADILTGDDQKVVLPDMAAGCSMADMATFDQVEEAWDVLADLGLAEVTVPITYMNSSADIKAFCGRNGGAVCTSSNARRALDWAFDQGPEGPDKAAGDRKVLFLPDQHLGRNTAVLEMGFALEDCVVYNPHRPNGGLTEQQLRDAKMILWRGHCSVHGRFSAACVDDVRARIPGVNVLVHPECRHEVVTKADHVGSTEYIIKTLEQAPAGSAWAIGTELNLVKRLAAAHPDKTVTFLDRTVCYCSTMNRIDLPHLVWALESLAEGQVVNQITVDPDTTHWAKIALDRMLALP; this is encoded by the coding sequence GTGACCACTACCGACACCGGCCTTCCTCTCTTCGTCCTCGGCCGCGGGACCGACCCGCACAGCGAGCGCGGCGTCGACTGTCCCGGCGACCTGCCCCCCGCCTCCGACCCGGAACTCGTCGCGCGGGCCGAACGGGCCAAGGCCGCCCTGGGCGACCGGCTGTTCGTGCTCGGCCACCACTACCAGCGCGACGAGGTGATCCGGTTCGCCGACGTCACCGGCGACTCCTTCAAGCTGGCCCGCGAGGCGGCGGCCCGCCCCGGGGCGGAGTACATCGTCTTCTGCGGCGTCCACTTCATGGCCGAGTCGGCCGACATCCTCACCGGCGACGACCAGAAGGTCGTGCTCCCGGACATGGCCGCGGGCTGCTCGATGGCGGACATGGCGACCTTCGACCAGGTCGAGGAGGCGTGGGACGTGCTGGCCGACCTCGGCCTCGCCGAGGTGACCGTGCCGATCACCTACATGAACTCCTCGGCCGACATCAAGGCGTTCTGCGGGCGCAACGGCGGCGCGGTCTGCACGTCCTCCAACGCCCGCCGCGCGCTGGACTGGGCCTTCGACCAGGGCCCCGAGGGCCCCGACAAGGCCGCAGGCGACAGGAAGGTGCTGTTCCTGCCCGACCAGCACCTCGGGCGCAACACCGCGGTCCTGGAGATGGGGTTCGCGCTGGAGGACTGCGTGGTCTACAACCCGCACCGTCCGAACGGCGGGCTCACCGAGCAGCAGCTCAGGGACGCCAAGATGATCCTGTGGCGCGGCCACTGCTCGGTGCACGGCCGGTTCTCCGCCGCCTGCGTGGACGACGTGCGGGCCCGCATCCCCGGGGTCAACGTGCTGGTGCACCCCGAGTGCCGCCACGAGGTGGTCACCAAGGCCGACCACGTCGGCTCCACCGAGTACATCATCAAGACGCTCGAGCAGGCGCCCGCCGGCTCGGCGTGGGCGATCGGCACCGAGCTCAACCTGGTCAAGCGGCTGGCGGCGGCGCACCCGGACAAGACCGTGACGTTCCTGGACCGCACGGTCTGCTACTGCTCCACGATGAACCGCATCGACCTGCCGCACCTGGTGTGGGCGCTGGAGTCGCTGGCCGAGGGCCAGGTCGTCAACCAGATCACCGTGGACCCGGACACGACGCACTGGGCCAAGATCGCCCTCGACCGCATGCTGGCCCTGCCGTGA
- the erpA gene encoding iron-sulfur cluster insertion protein ErpA encodes MTVESSETTQQGLVLTDAAAAKVRSLLEQQGEEGLQLRVAVQPGGCSGLRYQLFFDDRSMDGDVVSDFGGVSVVTDRMSAPYLMGATVDFVDTIEKQGFTIDNPNATGSCACGDSFN; translated from the coding sequence ATGACGGTTGAGAGCAGCGAGACCACGCAGCAGGGCCTGGTCCTGACGGACGCGGCCGCGGCCAAGGTGCGCAGCCTGCTCGAACAGCAGGGCGAGGAAGGGCTTCAGCTCCGCGTCGCGGTGCAGCCGGGCGGCTGTTCCGGTCTGCGCTACCAGCTCTTCTTCGACGACCGCTCGATGGACGGGGACGTCGTCTCCGACTTCGGCGGCGTCAGTGTCGTCACCGACCGCATGAGCGCGCCGTACCTCATGGGCGCCACGGTCGACTTCGTCGACACGATCGAGAAGCAGGGCTTCACGATCGACAACCCGAACGCCACCGGTTCCTGCGCCTGCGGCGATTCGTTCAACTAA
- a CDS encoding carbohydrate kinase family protein has translation MRIAVTGSIATDHLMTFPGSFGEQLIAEQLDRVSLSFLVDDLQIRRGGVAANIAFGMGCLGLKPILVGAVGDDFAGYRSWLERHGVDCDSVHVSELRHTARFLCTTDEHHNQIASFYTGAMAEAREIELKPVADRLGGLDLVLISPNDPDAMFRHTEECRERGIPFAADPSQQLARMGGEEIKALIEGAAYLFTNDYEKALVEQKTGWSDEEVLGRVGVRVTTLGPKGARIDREGEPSVHVPPAAERGKVDPTGVGDAFRAGFLSGLAWGVSPERSGQVGNLLATHVLEEVGGQEYQLGRQGFLDRFAAAYGAEAAGEITEHLDCFHA, from the coding sequence GTGCGCATCGCCGTCACCGGCTCCATCGCGACCGATCACCTGATGACGTTCCCGGGGAGCTTCGGGGAACAGCTCATCGCCGAGCAGCTCGACCGCGTCTCGCTGTCCTTCCTCGTCGACGATCTCCAGATCCGGCGCGGCGGCGTGGCGGCCAACATCGCCTTCGGCATGGGATGCCTGGGCCTCAAGCCGATCCTCGTCGGCGCGGTCGGCGACGACTTCGCCGGCTACCGCTCCTGGCTGGAGCGCCACGGCGTCGACTGCGACTCGGTGCACGTCTCCGAGCTGCGCCACACCGCGCGCTTCCTGTGCACCACCGACGAGCACCACAACCAGATCGCGTCCTTCTACACCGGCGCGATGGCCGAGGCCCGCGAGATCGAGCTGAAGCCCGTCGCCGACCGCCTCGGCGGCCTCGACCTCGTGCTGATCAGCCCCAACGACCCCGACGCGATGTTCCGCCACACCGAGGAGTGCCGCGAGCGCGGCATCCCCTTCGCGGCCGACCCCTCCCAGCAGCTCGCCCGCATGGGCGGCGAAGAGATCAAGGCCCTGATCGAGGGCGCCGCCTACCTGTTCACCAACGACTACGAGAAGGCCCTGGTCGAGCAGAAGACCGGCTGGTCGGACGAAGAGGTGCTCGGCCGCGTCGGCGTGCGCGTCACCACCCTCGGGCCGAAGGGCGCCCGCATCGACCGCGAGGGCGAGCCGTCCGTCCACGTCCCCCCGGCCGCCGAGCGCGGCAAGGTCGACCCGACCGGCGTGGGCGACGCCTTCCGCGCGGGCTTCCTGTCCGGGCTCGCCTGGGGCGTCTCGCCCGAGCGCAGCGGCCAGGTCGGCAACCTGCTCGCCACCCACGTCCTCGAAGAGGTCGGCGGCCAGGAGTACCAGCTCGGCCGGCAGGGCTTCCTGGACCGCTTCGCCGCCGCCTACGGCGCCGAGGCCGCCGGAGAGATCACCGAGCACCTCGACTGCTTCCACGCCTGA
- a CDS encoding sulfurtransferase TusA family protein, protein MRRRDADTPVNAAAAPEGAEGPPPVALTIDALGRKCPIPIIMLAQRINDVPMNATVAVLADDPAAFTDVPAWCRLKSHHHVGSYELPQGGWAIHVRRNY, encoded by the coding sequence GTGAGAAGGCGGGACGCCGACACCCCGGTCAACGCCGCCGCGGCGCCGGAGGGCGCCGAGGGGCCGCCGCCGGTCGCGCTGACGATCGACGCGCTCGGGCGCAAGTGCCCGATCCCGATCATCATGCTGGCCCAGCGGATCAACGACGTGCCGATGAACGCGACGGTGGCCGTCCTCGCCGACGATCCCGCGGCGTTCACCGACGTCCCCGCCTGGTGCCGGCTGAAGTCGCACCACCATGTGGGGAGCTACGAGCTCCCCCAGGGCGGCTGGGCGATCCACGTCCGGCGCAACTACTGA
- a CDS encoding cysteine desulfurase family protein encodes MAYFDAASTEPLHPAAREALVTALDAADADPARLYGAARRSRLLLERARAEAAELIGARPDEVSFTTSGTQAVHLGVLGTLLGRRRAGRRMVAGAVEHSSVLQAGAAHERDGGELEIVGVDMTGRVDPAGFAAAVAREGTALACLQTANHEVGTLQPVAEAAEACRAAGVPLLVDAAQTLGRLPVPPGWSVLTGSAHKWGGPAGVGLLAVRKGTRWRSPLPEDERERRRVPGFENVPAVVAAVAALRARAAEAEAENARLSALVDRIRASVPRLVPDVEVVGDPVERVPHIVTFSCLYVAGEVILTELDRAGFAVSSGSSCTASTLRPSHVLEAMGVLTHGNVRVSLPRGASETDVDRFLAVLPEIVRRVRAAVGVESP; translated from the coding sequence GTGGCGTACTTCGACGCGGCCTCCACCGAACCCCTCCACCCCGCCGCGCGCGAGGCGCTGGTCACGGCGCTGGACGCGGCGGACGCCGACCCGGCCCGCCTGTACGGGGCGGCCCGCCGTTCCCGGCTGCTGCTGGAGCGGGCGCGCGCGGAGGCGGCCGAGCTGATCGGCGCCCGGCCCGACGAGGTGTCCTTCACCACCTCGGGCACGCAGGCCGTCCATCTGGGGGTGCTCGGCACGCTGCTCGGGCGCCGCCGCGCCGGGCGGCGCATGGTGGCGGGCGCGGTGGAGCACTCCAGCGTGCTGCAGGCGGGGGCGGCCCACGAGCGCGACGGCGGCGAGCTGGAGATCGTCGGCGTGGACATGACCGGCCGGGTGGATCCCGCCGGGTTCGCGGCGGCGGTGGCGCGCGAGGGCACGGCGCTGGCGTGCCTGCAGACGGCCAACCACGAGGTGGGCACGCTGCAGCCGGTCGCGGAGGCCGCGGAGGCGTGCCGCGCGGCGGGGGTGCCGCTGCTGGTGGACGCCGCCCAGACGCTGGGACGGCTGCCCGTGCCGCCGGGATGGTCGGTGCTGACCGGGAGCGCGCACAAGTGGGGCGGCCCGGCGGGCGTGGGGCTGCTGGCCGTGCGCAAGGGCACCCGCTGGCGCTCGCCGCTGCCGGAGGACGAGCGGGAGCGGCGCAGGGTGCCGGGCTTCGAGAACGTCCCCGCCGTGGTCGCGGCGGTGGCGGCGCTGCGGGCGCGCGCCGCCGAGGCCGAGGCGGAGAACGCCCGGCTGTCGGCGCTGGTGGACCGCATCCGCGCGAGCGTGCCGCGCCTCGTGCCGGACGTGGAGGTGGTCGGCGACCCGGTGGAGAGAGTGCCGCACATTGTCACGTTCTCGTGTCTTTACGTGGCAGGTGAGGTGATACTGACCGAGTTGGATAGAGCCGGGTTCGCCGTCTCGTCGGGCAGTTCGTGCACGGCGAGTACGCTACGTCCGTCGCATGTATTGGAGGCCATGGGAGTGCTCACGCACGGGAACGTCAGGGTGTCCCTGCCCCGGGGCGCGTCCGAGACGGACGTGGACCGGTTCCTGGCCGTCCTGCCGGAGATCGTGCGGCGCGTCCGCGCCGCCGTCGGGGTGGAGTCGCCGTGA
- the ctaC gene encoding aa3-type cytochrome oxidase subunit II: MARRVPRAAALAVLLVSLTACGGPGTWNRAGMPEGATKEAGIIQNLWNGAWIASLAVGVVVWGLILWACAFHRKRKNSPDALPPQVRYNLPIEILYTTVPIIMVAVFFYFTARDENTIVAVSKNPDVKVHVEGFQWSWRFTSEYGGKTAQVVGTPSKRPELVLPVGKKVQFDLSSPDVIHSFWVPSFLFKRDVIPGVKNVFEIQTSKTGTFAGRCAELCGVDHSRMLFTVKIVSQAEYDSYLNQAGSAQ; encoded by the coding sequence TTGGCCCGCAGGGTGCCGCGCGCCGCCGCGCTGGCGGTGCTGCTGGTGTCCCTGACGGCGTGTGGAGGCCCCGGCACGTGGAATCGTGCCGGCATGCCCGAAGGTGCCACCAAGGAGGCGGGCATCATCCAGAATCTCTGGAATGGTGCCTGGATCGCCTCCCTCGCCGTGGGTGTCGTCGTCTGGGGCCTGATCCTCTGGGCGTGCGCGTTCCACCGCAAGCGCAAGAACTCGCCCGACGCCCTGCCGCCCCAGGTGCGCTACAACCTGCCGATCGAGATCCTCTACACCACGGTCCCGATCATCATGGTGGCGGTGTTCTTCTACTTCACCGCGCGGGACGAGAACACGATCGTCGCGGTGTCGAAGAACCCCGACGTCAAGGTGCACGTCGAGGGCTTCCAGTGGAGCTGGCGCTTCACCAGCGAGTACGGCGGCAAGACGGCCCAGGTCGTCGGCACCCCCTCCAAGCGGCCCGAGCTGGTGCTGCCCGTCGGCAAGAAGGTCCAGTTCGACCTGTCCTCGCCGGACGTGATCCACTCCTTCTGGGTGCCCTCGTTCCTGTTCAAGCGTGACGTGATCCCGGGCGTCAAGAACGTCTTCGAGATCCAGACCAGCAAGACCGGCACGTTCGCCGGCCGCTGCGCCGAGCTGTGCGGCGTCGACCACAGCCGCATGCTCTTCACGGTGAAGATCGTGTCGCAGGCCGAATACGACTCGTACCTCAACCAGGCGGGGAGTGCCCAGTGA
- the ctaD gene encoding aa3-type cytochrome oxidase subunit I has product MTAASESIAGAVQARRARKGNVIVRWMSSTDHKVIGHLYLITSFVFFLIGGVMALIMRAELAQPGLEFVSNEQFNQLFTMHGTIMLLMFATPLFAGFANELMPLQIGAPDVAFPRLNMVSYWLYLFGSTIAVSGFFTPDGAASFGWTAYTPLSDAVSSPGVGGDLWIMGLSMSGIGTILGAVNFITTIVCMRAPGMTMFRMPIFTWNVLLTSILVLLAFPVLAAALLALEADRKLGAHIFDSTTGGAMLWQHLFWFFGHPEVYIIALPFFGIITEILPVFSRKPVFGYMSLIGATIAIAGLSAAVWAHHMFATGQVLLPFFSFMTFLIAVPTGVKFFNWIGTMWRGHLSFQSPMLFAVGFLVTFLFGGLTGIILASPPLDFQVSDSYFVVAHFHYVVFGTVVFAMFAGFYFWWPKFTGKMLNDTLGKVHFWTLFIGFHTTFLVQHWLGAEGFPRRYADYSVADGFTDLNVVSSVGAFILGASTLPFLYNVWRTARTAPKVVVDDPWGFGNSLEWATSCPPPRHNFTKLPRIRSERPAFDLHNPHTLVPVKELEEAR; this is encoded by the coding sequence GTGACCGCCGCAAGCGAATCGATCGCCGGGGCCGTCCAGGCCCGGCGCGCCCGCAAGGGGAACGTCATCGTCCGGTGGATGTCCTCCACCGACCACAAGGTGATCGGGCACCTGTACCTGATCACCTCGTTCGTCTTCTTCCTGATCGGCGGCGTCATGGCGCTGATCATGCGCGCCGAGCTCGCGCAGCCGGGCCTTGAGTTCGTGAGCAACGAGCAGTTCAACCAGCTGTTCACGATGCACGGCACGATCATGCTGCTCATGTTCGCGACCCCGCTGTTCGCGGGCTTCGCCAACGAGCTGATGCCGCTGCAGATCGGCGCCCCCGACGTGGCGTTCCCGCGCCTCAACATGGTGAGCTACTGGCTCTACCTCTTCGGCAGCACGATCGCCGTCTCGGGCTTCTTCACCCCCGACGGCGCCGCCTCCTTCGGCTGGACGGCCTACACCCCGCTCTCGGACGCGGTCAGCTCGCCCGGCGTGGGCGGCGACCTGTGGATCATGGGTCTGTCGATGTCCGGCATCGGCACCATCCTCGGCGCGGTGAACTTCATCACCACGATCGTCTGCATGCGCGCGCCCGGCATGACCATGTTCCGCATGCCGATCTTCACCTGGAACGTCCTGCTCACCAGCATCCTGGTGCTGCTGGCCTTCCCGGTGCTGGCCGCCGCGCTGCTGGCCCTGGAGGCCGACCGCAAGCTCGGGGCGCACATCTTCGACTCGACGACCGGCGGTGCGATGCTCTGGCAGCACCTGTTCTGGTTCTTCGGTCACCCCGAGGTGTACATCATCGCGCTGCCGTTCTTCGGCATCATCACCGAGATCCTGCCGGTCTTCAGCCGCAAGCCGGTCTTCGGCTACATGAGCCTCATCGGCGCCACCATCGCCATCGCGGGCCTGTCCGCGGCGGTGTGGGCCCACCACATGTTCGCGACCGGCCAGGTCCTGCTGCCGTTCTTCTCGTTCATGACCTTCCTCATCGCCGTCCCGACCGGGGTGAAGTTCTTCAACTGGATCGGCACGATGTGGCGCGGCCACCTGTCGTTCCAGTCGCCGATGCTGTTCGCGGTCGGCTTCCTGGTCACGTTCCTGTTCGGCGGCCTCACCGGCATCATCCTGGCCTCGCCGCCGCTGGACTTCCAGGTCAGCGACTCCTACTTCGTGGTCGCGCACTTCCACTACGTCGTCTTCGGCACCGTGGTCTTCGCGATGTTCGCCGGCTTCTACTTCTGGTGGCCCAAGTTCACCGGCAAGATGCTGAACGACACGCTGGGCAAGGTCCACTTCTGGACGTTGTTCATCGGCTTCCACACCACCTTCCTGGTGCAGCACTGGCTGGGCGCCGAGGGCTTCCCGCGCCGCTACGCCGACTACTCGGTCGCGGACGGCTTCACCGACCTGAACGTCGTCTCCTCGGTGGGCGCGTTCATCCTGGGCGCCTCGACGCTGCCGTTCCTCTACAACGTGTGGCGCACCGCGAGGACTGCTCCCAAGGTCGTCGTGGACGACCCGTGGGGCTTCGGCAACTCGCTGGAGTGGGCAACCTCCTGCCCGCCGCCGCGGCACAACTTCACGAAGCTGCCGCGCATCCGCTCCGAGCGGCCCGCCTTCGACCTGCACAACCCGCACACGCTCGTCCCGGTCAAGGAACTGGAGGAGGCCCGATGA
- a CDS encoding cytochrome c oxidase subunit 4, translated as MKVQGWMFLLCGIFFAAVDLVYWFWSKEPTGTTALAISVGLALMIGYYLLFTARRIGDQPEDRKDAEISDGAGELGFFSPSSWWPLFICLAAALMTVGFVIGWWMFLIGVFAVIMAAIGFVFQYYRGHFTH; from the coding sequence ATGAAGGTCCAGGGCTGGATGTTCCTCCTCTGCGGCATCTTCTTCGCCGCGGTGGACCTGGTGTACTGGTTCTGGTCCAAGGAGCCGACCGGTACGACCGCGCTGGCGATCTCCGTGGGCCTCGCCCTCATGATCGGCTACTACCTGCTCTTCACGGCCCGCCGCATCGGCGACCAGCCCGAGGACAGGAAGGACGCCGAGATCAGCGACGGCGCGGGCGAGCTCGGCTTCTTCAGCCCCTCGAGCTGGTGGCCGCTGTTCATCTGCCTGGCCGCCGCCCTGATGACCGTCGGCTTCGTCATCGGCTGGTGGATGTTCCTGATCGGCGTCTTCGCGGTGATCATGGCCGCCATCGGCTTCGTCTTCCAGTACTACCGGGGTCACTTCACGCACTGA
- a CDS encoding L,D-transpeptidase, whose product MGHVEIRVVALGAGALALTLASGCGSSGTDKDRAAENRGDVAVSVSPADRAAQVAPELPVTVGAVNGALRSVSVQAVSRNTQVEGVLSADRTQWRSKRPMAPGETYRVTAEAVGRGGDTRKVTSEFTTIKASKVYAVDKLIPSKDSTGLTVGVGMPIILTFDQPIADRVSVERNLMVQASRPIEGAWHWFDEKTVSFRPRQWWPAHTKVKVIARLAGVRGGPGMYGGQDYVREFEIGRAQISHADTSSHQMTVRREGQVIRTVPLSAGRGGDMKYYTTNGIHLAMSREDVTTMTSPDAGPGSPGYYSMTVYDTVRISDTGEYVHGAPWSVGSQGNSNVSHGCINISPSNAKWFKETTLIGDPIIVSGSPRPLDPANGWGHWQETWPQWLRWSGLRSGFTTEAFTVGGHEGAGVPVSESKKKVSS is encoded by the coding sequence GTGGGACACGTCGAGATCCGGGTGGTCGCCCTGGGCGCGGGAGCTCTGGCCCTGACGCTGGCGAGTGGATGTGGAAGTTCCGGCACGGACAAGGACCGGGCCGCGGAGAACCGCGGGGACGTGGCCGTGAGCGTGTCTCCGGCCGACAGGGCGGCCCAGGTGGCCCCGGAGCTGCCCGTCACGGTCGGGGCCGTCAACGGCGCTCTCAGGAGCGTCAGCGTGCAGGCGGTCTCCAGGAACACGCAGGTCGAGGGCGTGCTCAGCGCGGACCGCACCCAGTGGCGCAGCAAGCGCCCGATGGCGCCGGGCGAGACCTACCGCGTCACCGCGGAGGCGGTGGGCCGCGGCGGCGACACCAGGAAGGTGACCAGCGAGTTCACCACCATCAAGGCGTCCAAGGTCTACGCGGTCGACAAGCTGATCCCCAGCAAGGACAGCACCGGCCTCACCGTCGGCGTCGGCATGCCGATCATCCTGACCTTCGACCAGCCCATCGCCGACCGGGTGTCGGTCGAGCGCAACCTCATGGTGCAGGCGTCCCGGCCCATCGAGGGGGCCTGGCACTGGTTCGACGAGAAGACGGTGTCCTTCCGGCCCCGGCAGTGGTGGCCCGCGCACACCAAGGTCAAGGTGATCGCCCGGCTCGCCGGCGTGCGGGGCGGCCCGGGCATGTACGGCGGGCAGGACTACGTGCGCGAGTTCGAGATCGGCCGCGCCCAGATCAGCCACGCCGACACCTCCAGCCACCAGATGACCGTCAGGCGCGAGGGGCAGGTCATCAGGACGGTCCCGCTCAGCGCCGGCCGGGGCGGCGACATGAAGTACTACACGACCAACGGCATCCACCTGGCCATGTCCCGCGAGGACGTCACCACGATGACCTCGCCCGACGCCGGGCCCGGCAGCCCCGGGTACTACAGCATGACCGTGTACGACACCGTGCGGATCTCCGACACCGGCGAGTACGTCCACGGCGCGCCCTGGTCGGTCGGCTCGCAGGGCAACTCCAACGTCAGCCACGGCTGCATCAACATCAGCCCGTCCAACGCCAAGTGGTTCAAGGAGACCACCCTGATCGGCGACCCGATCATCGTGAGCGGCTCGCCGCGCCCCCTGGACCCGGCGAACGGGTGGGGCCACTGGCAGGAGACGTGGCCGCAGTGGCTGCGCTGGAGCGGCCTGCGCTCGGGCTTCACCACCGAGGCCTTCACGGTCGGCGGCCACGAGGGCGCGGGCGTGCCGGTCAGCGAGAGCAAGAAGAAGGTCTCCTCCTGA